The Trichomycterus rosablanca isolate fTriRos1 chromosome 20, fTriRos1.hap1, whole genome shotgun sequence genomic interval tttttttatatcatcgTGCTGGATCAAGAGTGACTGACCACAGTCTAGGCTAGAAGCTGTATGTGTTAACCTTTCTTTTCAGGGGACGCTTTCTGATTACAGGATGCTGTTAGCTttttaatttttggttggtgcactATTTTCCCACAGAGTTGACACAGGTGACAATCccaacaacattgctgcacctACTACACTTGTGTAGTGTTATTATAATAACTGTGTTATTGTTTGTGCCACTGTACTGCTATGAATCGTCCACCTTTGGAAGTCCCTTTTGATTAGTATTTATATGTTGTAAAAATAGATAGGTGTAGGCAATCTTTTCTTTTAACTGTATGTCAGGGAAAAcagttccccccccccccccccccattttctaatctagtcgtgtccaattaccctaattgcgtcctctatactgattcgatcCTTCACCGCTggctgaggacgcctctcaactaacatacgccccctccggcacgtacagtctgTACGGACTGCATTTTTccacctgcatgagtcgagttcatacacttgacgggcactgtgtacggagggccacacccccatcagcattattcctcagccctgtgcaggcgccgtcagtcagcaggggccgcagtcgcaccagttatgaggacctatgatccgactttttttaccctctaaccctgaacaacagccaatcgttgttcatgctgccgcccagccggaaaggcagagctgagattcgatacgatgtattcgaaaccccaactctggtgcgctagcgtactttaccgctgcgccacctgagcggcagggaGAACAGTTTTTGAACGTTCTTAATTTGTTGCATGACCCTTCTATTCATATTTACGATTACCCTAATTTGATGGCATCCATTAAAAGATTCCATGGAATGGGGTATGTTGCCAATGGGTTATGTTAATAGTGTAATAACTGTAACAAAAAATGGTCcaccttttgattaatattatGAGTTCTAAAAATAGTCAATGCATGtatgtaccagataggtgtaagTAATAAAGTACCTAAGCCCAAGACTGTCATGGAACTCAAAGCAACTCCCAAGTTCGCAAACTTTTTACTTCAACCGTATGTCGAAGAATCTTCATCACTAGCTAAGGTCTTAAAGATTTCTGCAACCGTTCTTTGTCTTtgtcagataatggatttaaaaTTCTGGGTCAAAATACACCTACTAATCAAATTTCTGGTGTATGAAATTACCTTTGTTTCTTGGTGTTCTTATTCATGTTTATGATTGGTGGCTTATCTGTGCCCATATTACTATCTGTGCCCATATTACCATATTACTATTGCCCGTTTGACTAAAAAGACTGTTATGGCAATTataggttctggactagtaatcagaaggttgctggttcaagccccaccactaccaagttgccaccgttggacccttgagcgaggcccttaaccctagactgtatactgtcgctttggataaaagaaaagtgctgcaaatgtaaatgtaaaaattccaTGTTCCcaaggttaaaaaaaaccctCCAACAATCCtctatctgttttttttattaatttattgtacACAGTCAAGTAAGCTTTGGATCACCCTGAACTAGAAGCTGTTGTACATGAGAAACCCACTTCTGTTTGTTCTTCTTTGATATGATCAGCAAAAAACTTTAAGGATCCAAATTTGGAGCTGTCAATAGTGTAATAACTGTAACAAAAAATGGTGTAAGTAATAAAGTACCTAAGCCCAAGACTGTCATGGAACACAAAGCAACTCCCAAGTCCGCAAACTTTTTACTTCAACCGTATGTCAAAGAATCATCACTAGCTAATGATTCAGAATAATCGTTTAGGTCATTTTACTTCATGCTTCGACTTGTCATGTTAATATCTGTGTGAAAAAGCAGATGacttccttgtttgtgtttttctggCTGAGAGGAGCAGATTGCTGAGTTTTCCGCTTATGTAAATGGAACACAGGCGCTCGGACTGTACTGAGCACGCGTGGTGGAGCGCGTTCTGCTGACGTCTGGGAGCGTCGCTCTTCTTCCTAACTCTGTTCTAGAGTTTCTCTAAATCACCGCAAGTTATTATGTCTACACAGATCGATCTTCTCAAACGATGCCGAGAGCCATCACGGGTCATGTGTTGATAATGAAACCCCGCAAAGCTTTCAGATCATGGCCACAGCGGACTGTGTGGATTCTGACGGCAAACAGTTTGGCAGGACGAGATCGGAGTCGAAGCGGTTGGAACCTTGGAAGCGACACATTATTGGACAGCTAAAACATCGCGACCAGGCGCAGAAGATCCGATTCCAAGATTTGATCTGCTCATGTAGGTTAAGATTTCTTTATCGAGTATTAAATCACATTATTGTGTCTAACCTGTTAAAGGCTTACTTTTTCAGCTATAAAATTAAAGCTACAGTATGCAACCCTTGTTGAAAATTAACCTTCATAAACTTTGACAGTTGTAAACATGTTTATAGGGCAAGGGCaagggcaagccatagcctagtggttaaggtactggactagtaaccagaaggttgctggttcaagccccaccactgccaggttgctgctgttgggcccttgagcaaggcccttaaccctcaattgctcagactgtaactgtaatgtaaggcgtctgctaaatggcgtaaatgtaaatgttataggtCTTAAATATTTCTGCAACCGCTCTTTGTCTTTGTCAGAGAATGGATTAAAAAATGCTGGGTCAAAATACACCTACTAATCACATTTCTGgtgtattaagttttttttttttttaagttaattttCCTTTGTTCCTTGgtgtttttattcatatttaccaTTGGTGGCttatctgtgcccatataaataggactaGTTTGACTAAAAAGACTGTTAGGGCAATTgtaggttctggactagtaggatcaagccccaccactaccaagttgccactgttggacccttgagcaaggcccttaaccctcaactgcctagactgtacactgtcacaattgtaagtcgctttggataaaagaaaagtgctgcagatgtaaatgtaaaaattccatggaacagtggtatgTTCCCAAGGTTAAAAAGAAAACTTCAACAATCCtctatctgttttttattaatttgaacCTGCTGGAACAAGAGTGACTGACCACAGTCAAGTAAGCTTTGGATCACCCTGAACTAGAAGCTGTTGTACATGAGAAACCCActtctgttttttcttctttgatATGATCAGCAAAAAACGTTGATCAAGCTTTAAGGATCCAAATTTGGAGCTGGGTTTTTTTTCAGCCTATGGTGGTGAATGTAATCGTCTGGCTTTAGCTGTATAATTATCACTCTAACAATGTCCTGCTggtttaaataaatgcacagtaaTCAGAATAGAATGGCATTTACAGTAGCATAAAgcttaatattaaaattatttttcataTGATTAtaatgctttggataaaatctaGATATTAAAGTTGGaacagtttatttaatgtttgagCCTGTAACACTGGTCGATTATTTTGGAAGTCCTCCATGTTTGTGCATGAGAAATGCAGGTACTTTTGATGGCATTCCTGTAACATGTCTGACAGGAgaaatgcaacaacaacaaaaagaaaatatcaCCCTGGATTTTTTCACATTGTTTTAGGAGTTATGTTcagttaaaaataatagtaggAATATTAATAACTTTAATCTTGTTTTAAAAGTGCACTGGTTAATGTTTTAAAGTGTGTTAGGGAGTTTTTAATGTTCTTCTCATTCGCACATATTAACTTTTACTTTCTGTTCCTAACTCCCAAAACATGGTTTATGGGtaactggctgctctaaattgcctctgGGTGTGAGTGCTCTCTGATAAACTACAgatataccattataaatatattaaaatatttcaattctttttgtaattaattgtaattatttatatttaacttaTTTGTGTATTTCGGTAATaggttgtatttaattaagataTTGTTCATGCTGATTGGTAGCCTTACTTTAAAAGTGTATTATATGATGCAGAAAAGAGCAATCTGCATACATGTATTATAacctatttaaaaatataaaaaaaattaactgtAAAAAGTTTAACATGGTTTATTGTATAAAAACCAAGTAAAACTTATTTTTCACACTCATTATATCTATTGTCTGAGAAAAAAAGGCTTAACGTTAATCCAGAGCAGAGATTAAGAATGAACTTTTTCTTATACAGTCTCTCAGATTTTGTACCTTGAGCCGTCTGTGAAATCCGCTCATATTGGATGTGTAATGCTGCTTCTGGAGGCAGCTTTGCCGTTACCCTGAAAGATCATTAAAAAATGCTGGCATAAGAGCCGGTGGAAACAGAACTACCGGCTCATTTATCATCAGTTGGTGAAGTGGCTGCTCCTCTACTTTTATAACCACTCATGgtttctattcttttttttagaGAACGTAGTCATCACACATTGGTGGACTGAGTACCTGGCCAATTTGTGACCAGTTTTATTCTGACTTATGTAAAGTGTTTACTGGGGGCTTTTTGTTGATGTCTTTATTCCCACTAATGTGatcatctatttatttttttgcctcTCTGCCTCAGGCTGTGAATTTTATGTGGTTTTCTTTTGTTTCTAGTTTAAAACCACCCCATTACAGAACTGGACAACTCATGGACTTGTGAAATTAAATTCTAACATAAATtctgtgaatatgtgtgtgtttcagatctTAACTTACTTGAACACTGCACACGAAATACTCTCATTGCCAAAGGCCTGTTCTCTTTCCCCAGGTAATGAACTTTGAATTATATTTTTTTGGCTGCGTCTGTTGACAAAATCAGTGTTAAATTTAGTACACAGCTTATACATTCCCTTAGTGTCTGAAGACAAGGTATACACTTGTTTCACTTGTTCTTGTGCCAGCTACAGTGGCATGGTGCATCAGGTAATGTTGGTGCTGCCTAGGTCCAGGCTTTCCAATTATAGTCTGTTTGAAGTTGGATTGTTCCAACCATGCCTGTATTGGTTTGCTTCATTTTCCAAAACCACAAAAACATGGCTAATTATGTTAAAATTATTAGTATAACAATGCCAAGTCAATATTTTAATGGCATGGAAAATGAGGGAGCTGCCAAGTGTGAGAGAAAAACTTGAAGCGAATTAATACCCTTTtagtaggagacagatctggactgtaaacagtgtctacaaagccaagctCGTAATTAGCCCATGCAGAATTAGGTCTGGcaatgtcctgctgaaataaccatggacctcCTGGAGAAAGACTTCACCTAGATACcggttggcttttgcaccttttacaGATTAGAGTTTGGATGCTCTGTTTCagttgtaggcagttgtagcctagcggttaaggtgctggattagtaatcaaaatgtcacttgttc includes:
- the atg16l2 gene encoding protein Atg16l2; protein product: MATADCVDSDGKQFGRTRSESKRLEPWKRHIIGQLKHRDQAQKIRFQDLICSYLNLLEHCTRNTLIAKGLFSFPRLHSSFKDVSSLKTSTGELAYQVVELQQKIKIKNAFLDEQQIKVAVGTIHQA